One region of Halomonas huangheensis genomic DNA includes:
- a CDS encoding flagellar basal body rod protein FlgF, producing MDRMLYTAMSGARQTLEQQAVVSHNLANVSTTGFRAQLHAMRAVPVQGEARLDTRVSVAASTPGADFTPGPITRTGRTLDVAIDGDGFLAVQAADGTEAYTRRGDLQVDGNGLLMSNGRPVIGEGGPIQVPLEAELSMGADGTISGIGKGQGPDALAEIGRLKLVAPGDGGLVRGVDGLFRAPANANGVVQPLPASEQVSIVSGALEGSNVSAVDSMVQMIDVARRYELQTRMITTADESAQQANSLLSLS from the coding sequence ATGGATCGAATGCTTTATACCGCGATGAGCGGCGCGCGGCAGACTCTCGAACAGCAGGCGGTGGTCAGCCACAACCTGGCCAACGTCTCGACCACGGGCTTTCGCGCTCAGCTGCATGCGATGCGCGCGGTGCCGGTACAGGGCGAGGCTCGTCTCGATACCCGCGTCTCGGTGGCGGCCTCGACCCCTGGCGCGGATTTCACTCCCGGTCCCATTACGCGGACAGGCCGCACGCTTGATGTGGCCATCGACGGTGACGGCTTTCTGGCCGTCCAGGCCGCAGATGGCACAGAGGCCTATACCCGACGCGGCGATCTGCAGGTGGATGGCAATGGCCTGCTGATGTCCAACGGCCGCCCGGTCATCGGTGAGGGCGGGCCAATTCAGGTGCCGCTCGAGGCTGAGCTGTCGATGGGTGCCGACGGCACTATCAGTGGCATCGGCAAGGGTCAGGGGCCTGATGCGCTGGCCGAGATCGGCCGTCTCAAGCTGGTCGCGCCCGGCGATGGTGGGCTGGTACGCGGTGTCGATGGCCTGTTCCGGGCGCCCGCCAATGCCAATGGTGTGGTGCAACCACTGCCCGCATCCGAGCAAGTGAGCATCGTCAGTGGCGCGCTGGAAGGCAGTAACGTCAGCGCGGTGGACTCGATGGTGCAGATGATCGATGTCGCCCGGCGTTATGAGCTGCAGACCCGCATGATCACCACTGCTGACGAGAGCGCTCAGCAGGCCAATAGCCTGCTCTCGCTGAGCTGA